GGAATCCTAGATATAGCTTAATACAATTGACCACAAGGAAATTCATGTTTCTCAGAATGATCACACATTTTTGAAGggtttagatattttttttccattttggtaGGAGATGCACTTGACAATGATGACACCAACCTGTCCTCATCTACTGAGGATGACAATGAGACTGTCATTAAAGAGATGATGCAGCATGTTGATAATGATGCAGCATCAGCTCCCATGGATGATGTTAAAGATGCCAAGCAGACACATCCACACTGGTACGACTCCTTTGTTGGTGTGTAAAAGAGACGTTAACCCAACAATCAAAATGAAGATGAGTCAGTGTAGGTGGAAACAAGTGACAaagatttattgaacaaaaaaacccaaaaactaacaAATGATCAATAATGTGGAGGAGGAAGGGACAAGGGGGTTGTGCCAAccaaaatcagaaaaatacaataaaatgtgcCTAAACTGATTCTGTCCTTAAAACAGAACTTAAACAAAAACCTGACTCCTTTCTAAAAAAAGAACTTAACCAAAAGATAAATACAGAAGTGGCACCAACCCTATAACCTAATGCATCTATACAAAAGTGATTTACGGGTAGGAAAGTGTATAGGGTACCCTGACTGACCTAAGCCCACAACCTCACTCCACACATGATTAAGCATAAGTCAGTGTAACAGGCAGAAGACCATGAGCAGCAGCTCCCACAGGCAGACAGAGGAAAAGAGAGGACGTTCACTGCAGGTATGGTCCTTTTACAGGAGTGCCCTGGGATGGGACTAGCCACCACCACCACTTCCCACAGGTGCAGGCCAAGCAGTCTGATGGCACCTGGAGAGCAGACagatgagaggagagagaggaggagggaaaaaCCCACAAACACTCCTGCACTGGATTACTGCCTGGCATGTAACACACCATGAAGAGGAGATATcaaatgatgatggtgatgatgatgatgatgtcattcAAGATCCGGACGATACCCCAACCTGTGATGAGTCCTCTGCCCCTGAAAATGAAGACAGCCTAACACTGGTGGCAACAACTTTAGAACAGCAgcatgaggatgaggatgaggatgttgATTTAAACAATACaggcaaaaagaaaagaaataaacgcCTTAGTCCAAGAACATGGAAGCAAAATGAATCCAAGCAGAAACGTCTCAAAGGAATGTCATACAAGAGCAAAGGTGGCAAAGAAAGAAGTGCAAAGGCTGTGGGTCCTCCCTGCAACTCCAAGTTCTGTCAGCGAGTCTCAACTCGAGACTGCCAAGTCCTTACAGAAGAGCAGCGGCAGTGGGGATTTGACAAGATTTGGGCAATGAACACCTGGGAAGAATGTTGGTTACACGTCACCACTTTGGTCACAAAGGTTAACATAAAGCAAAGAAAAGTTGCTGAGGGATCCCAACACAATTTATCATTGTCCTGCCTACTGAAGCTTGAAGATGGAACAAGTGTTCAAGTGTGCAAGGCACTTTTTTCCTCTACACTTGGTCTCCCTGAAAGAACCATTACAAAATGGCTGAACGACCCCATCGACCCTGAAAAACAAGCAGTGGCGCCATCTAAATCTGGACCTAAGAGTGGCAAGCAGACAAAGGTTGAACCTGATGTCAAGGATTTCATTAAGAACTGGTTGAGGGACCTACCCAGTGTTGATTCACACTACTGCAGAAGCACAGCTACCTACAAAGACAAGAAGTTCCTTTACCCAGGCACAACCATCTCCCAACTACATCGTGAATATCAACAGGCAGCTGCAACTGCTGGAGTGAGGGCTGTTGGAGCCCAATATTTCACAGCTGTGTTCCATGAGGAGAACTATTCCGTATTTACTCCACGTAAAGATCAGTGTGATGTTTGTGCTTCATTCAAACATGGGAATATCAGTAAGGCTGCATATGACGCACGCGTCACCAAGAAGGATGAAGCGAGGCAAGAGAAATCCCGGGACAAGGATTCTGCTAACGAAGAGAAGTCCGTTTGGACAATGGACTTGCTAGCTGTGCTACTGTGTCCAAAAACCCAAGCCAGCAGCCTGTATTTCAGAACAAGACTGCAGGTCCATAACTTTACCCTTTTCAACTTCAGATCAAAGGAAGGCTACTGCTACGTTTGGGACGAATCAGAAGGTGACCTGTGTAGTGAGGTGTCTGCACATCTTCAGTATCGTCATTTTGAAGGTGTGATCAAAGGCCATCCAGAACTCAAGGAGATTATAGTATGAAGCGACGGCTGCGGTTATCAGAATCGCAATGCATGTGTGGCGAATGCATACTCTGAGCTTGCAAGGAAATCTGGGGTACTAATAACACAGAAATACCTTGTTGCAGGTCATACACAAATGGAGTGTGACAGCATGCATAGTACTGTTGTCTTGAACATgccagtaacagtaaatctcaaaaaccacaattacatTGAATTTGCCGCGTCAgacatctttatattttatacaccgGGTACTCTTTCCACTTTGCTCTGACTTAAACTGCGTGCCCATGCAGAACACGACCACCAGTGTTTCTCCACTTTACTCCAATACTTCCGTAAAATTGACCGTCCAGTTAAATCCGGGCTGCCCCAGAggggggtcacgtaatttaaattaactcaccacttatgtttcggatggaaggaccaaaccaggagaaatggaagaactcaccaaaaaacaagacaggttttaaaaagttaaagcaattgtttgtttttttgcttcaggCAAACATAGGAAAAGGTTACAAAaaggaaagaagtcagttatcaattagtctagcatcaaacacactatttgtCCCCCCCTTGTCTAATCTCGTCATCACaattttatagtcttcagtcccttggaagacttccatatttggtacataatctcaatgattggttgaacacttgttgctgggtaaaacatgtcacagcttaCGTCAATAACTCCACGTTAGCTAATtctaacaaaaaacacattagaaagttcacctgagttaatcacacctcggtttgacatttgcaccaacAGTTTAGCTTACAATGCATAgttaaaccacaaagagtttccgtAAGTACATCCAGTTCTAACACTTGAGcaattcttgaccacagaaagtccctaagttcataatcaagatgAACTCAGCTCActtttaccacaaagctgcaagataAGATCTTTTTCTGACCTTTTCTGAGTTCAGCACACTCGAACCTGACACTGACCGTTCAGTACAAAGGAGGACacacatctgcaaaaataaaagatgcttcaagcaaaacaacctgCAACATTACTTTttgtcttctccattttggttcatgatgtataatattcacctgacattgtagagcaaaatttaaagtcacattcaactaccatttaatacgatccgtaTCACAATTGAACGCAAAATAGTTACACATATCTTCACTCCAAGAGACTATGTCATTATACTCCAGACTGCAAGAATCACGCCATCACCTTACCATGTGAAAGTAATCAAGCACGATGAGTTACTGAAACTGAATGGATCTTACTTCTTTAGCATCAGACCAGGCAAAAAAGCTGGAGACCCGACTGTGCATGACTTCCGGGCTCTTCAGTTTAGCAGTGAAGGCAAGGTCCATTTCAGACTGTCCTTCTCAGAAGCCTCTGTGTGGGAAGAACTGCCACAAAGGGTACAGGTGCCAAATGGGCCAATGGCATGGATAAGATTGTTTCCATGTGCTCTGCCAATCAAGGAGAGAAAGTTCCAGGACCTCCAGTCAATGAAGTCCATCATGCCTGTCGAGTGTCATCACTTCTTTGACAATTTGCCACACTAATAGGGATCAGTCAAGAATCCAGCAAAGAAGAGCTGGAAGGAGAAGTGAAGAAATGCACACGCCTCCTCAGCATTATGTTTAGTTTGTTAGTTATGCTTTATTCCTGACAGAGTAGAAGGTTTAAAATTGCCTAAGTCACAAAGGCATGTTCGAAAATTTGCCTACGTCATTTAATTCTCTCATGTTCCATGTTTGACTGACCTTGTTGTTTGTATGTCAATAGGCATCTGTTGTTATAACTGTTTCAATTAAATTGTTAGTAAATATTCAACAAatggttcagttttttgtgtttcctgaaaaatctgaaaaaatgactTAGGCGATTATTTTAAGAAGGCGTCGATGTTTATTGACAGATATTTGTCACAGATAAGTTTTCAGGAATTTTAATAAATAagtatttttccattttaatcacACAAAATAAATGTCACAGAGAAAAATCAAACCGTCcgaaacaaaatataatttcccTTCCAACAACTTCAGTTGTACATTAAGTGCATGTTTTCAACGCAACACTAAGCCTTTGACATACAAACTTTGGGCGCCAAAACATTGACAAATGTTTTAGAAATCATTAGACGGAATGTGTTGACTGTTCTCTATGTGATTGTAATGATTTAAAACATTCAGTCTGTTTATTCACAAGATGCAAGGATATAAAAGTTCAACTATCAATCATTTACACTCTGTTTATTATTAGATTAAAGTCAAGGTATCTGTGTTTTACTAGATCTCTGTTACAGGTGTGACGTGAAGGTAACGGCagagtttttcctgctgtataaATTCTCCCGCAGAAAGGCCAGTGTCTTCCTCCAGGCGTCTTCCTGAGCACGAGAATGAGCCACCGTCTCCCCACCCCACAGAACCACAACTGTACACAAACAGGACACATTGATTCTAGTGTTAAGTATGTATGTATAACTGAAGCATGCAAACATTTTCTTCAGGTGAACTTACGCAACTCATTTGAGCCGACTGGTTTGAACCTGCTGGCTCGAGTATGTGGCGTATACGGAGGTTCGATCAGGTGACCAGTGTTTGCGTATGACAGGAGGGTTAGTAGGTGACTGTTCCCCGCCTGCTCCATCATCTCCTTTATCTGACAaacaaagggttaaagaagtgTATAAGAATATATTTTTAAGattcaatgacataataaacacatgTCAACAGTGTATGCTTCTTGTTAAcagtttttacaaaaaatataaatgaccagttgattaaaaaaatgtaaaaagtataGCTTTTGTCCTGACCACCATCTTTTCACTTAGCTCTACTTAAAGCTTAGGGTAAAAAAAGATGTATCAGTGAAAAATATTAACATATTTCAGGAGGAAATCTTCTGTATGctataaaattcagtttgttttcaacCATCAACTTGAAggtttcacacttttttttccagCCTTTTCTTTGTTATTCTTTCTCTTTGGCATCCTTTTTTACTCaagttgattgttaatatttatccTGTTAATATAATAACCACTATCCTCAAAACAGAATATGACCCTTACTGTGAACTCACATCTTGTGCAGATTCAGGGGCTGCCCAGTTCTGATCGTCCTCACCTACGATCAACAGTAGAGGGCACTGCAGACGTCCAACCTGCAAAGAAACAAACATCATTTGTGCTGTCTGCACCTGCTGCAGCTCTGAACATTCACAATGAACAAAACTGctagaaaaaaataactaaaaacaacAGAGGGGACTTAACTAGAATGTTAAAATAACAGAACACGCTAACATATCATGTTGTTTATCCAAGTGTGTTACGTCAATGTTGCTTTGAGGTTATCGTTTATTCAGTTTATGGTTCTTATTCCATTAGTACCCGTGTGCATGCATGCAGTGCAAGGCATGGCATTACAGTACGGTGCAGCAATATATCTGTCATATTTATCATGACTGATTGACTACCTGACTGACTTATTATCATGAAACTTTGAAAAAAATGTGTCCCAGAGCTTTAGACATAGACCCAAATATAttattgcaaaaatgtgcagcctggtcTTGGAAGATGTGCTATGACTTCCACTGCACAGTCCACTGCGTGGATTTAGTTAAAATTGCAAAAACCTGCCAAATTGGTCCTTCCAGAATGAATGGAACCATGTTTAATTGCTACCATTCCCACGTGATTTAACCTACAATCATGATGCCAATATGAAAAATGTGTGACCCAGCACAAAGAATATGTGTCATGTGTGTCATGTGATGTCATACATGTGTCTGCTTGTTTGATTCaaatcagagttcacatgtttgtattcacacctaaaaaaagtccgAACTTTCCGGGGAAACAACCTGTGGTtcattttaaacggaccaaagtaggtgtgaatacacctaAAGTAAAGGTTGATGAATAGTCAAGCTGCTTCAAACTCCCATCACTGCTACTGTTAGAAAGGTCAAATGATCTGCAATTTTGAtgaattttattgaaaaaaaggGTTCCCCTGCCATTCAAGGTGAAGACATGTTTTGAGGTCTCAAAGGAGAAAAATAAAGGTCTAGACACAGGAATGGTTAGACTCACATCCGCTTTCATTCCAGGATCGGTGGGGACTGGCAGCACCACATCGTGCCAGATTACTTCGTTCTCTTCACTGATGCGCGTCTTTTCTGACTTCCTGATTGGATAGAAACAGAAGACATAGTTGTTTAGTAGGAGATAGGAATTGGTGAGACATTTCAGTCAAATCAACTGTGGTGTCCACAGAGAAAATACAAGCATTTTCTTACAGTTTTACTTTAGTTACTGATACCAAATCAACTTACGTGTCAAACATTATGAAAATCTCTTCAACTGTTGCATTAACTGGTTGGATATGACTCCCACTGATACACACCGCACAGCTGAGCTGGAGGATTAAACATAAACACACTCTTTTGAATATTTAGATATTAACATAAAGTCACCTCCAACAAAAATCATTCAACTAATGTAATAAAACAGGTTCATACAGTCCAAATAGGGAATGATCTATGTGAAAATAGTCACAAAAAATTAACTttcctttcatttcatttgtctCTGACAAAGTACTGTTGCTGTGGTGTAAGAAAAAATTATGAAGAATATAGAGAAATTTAAATTTGTAATCTGTATTTCTGAGGCATATTCTCCTTACCTTCATGACTTCGGAGTAAACAGCCATCTTCAGGGTCATAGTGGTACCGAAAGAAAGACCCATCATGGCGATCCTGCTGCCGCTGACCTGTGGATGCTGCTGCAGGAATTTGTAGGCTGTCTACAAGAAGAAGACAATCAGTTTTAAAGAGGACACAGCATTGTTAATGCTTCTAAATATCTACAAACTGTGACTGAGATGAATAGCTTGTACTCTAGTTTCGGATTTGTGGGACTAATGATTGATAAGCTGaagttttcatagttttcataggcagtttgttttcagtttcctTATCTGGCTTTGGCTGCAGAAGCTGTGATGCTTTAAGATCATATTATCGTTTTAAAGCTTCAATGGgtcatatttagtgacatctagtggtgaaactgCATATTGTAACCTATGAATAAGCCCTCACCTTCACCTTATCTGGTAATGTCCAACTGAGCCTTCACAGAAGTCCATACATTTTCTACAGTACAGTGTCTGGGTGAATGTGTGCTTTTATGTGCTTCTGTTCATAATGGTACTGTGTAAAAGTTTATCTGAGGTTTATATGACCACCAGATTTCACAGACACATAAACACAGAGATTATTCCCATTACTTTAGACTAGGGTGACATTCATATCCTTGAGACTTGCAATATTGACTTCAGAAAGAAGATGACGCCTTCACAGCCACTACGGATCAGAAggagtggaggaggtggaggactaTAAATACCTGGGTGTGGTGATCAGCAACAGACTGGACTGGAAATCTAACACTGAGGCTGTATATAAGAAGGAGGATGAGCAGACTCTATTTTCTGCAGAAGCTGAGATCCTTCAACATATGCGACAAGATGTTGGAGATCTTCTATCAGTCTGTTGTGGCCAGCGCCATCTTCTTTGCGACTGTTGGGGCAGCAGCATCAGAGCCAACAATACTAACAGACTTGATAAAGTTATCAAGAAGGCTGGGTCTGTAGCAGGTCTCAGGCTGGACAATTTTAAGACCATGGTGGAGAGGAGGACACTAAAGAAACTGATATCCATCCTGGACAATGATGAGTACCCTctccaccacacactggacagacagtGGAGAAGCTGCTCTGCTGTCGAAAGGACAAAAGCAGGAAATTTTTCCTGCCATATTCATTTcactgtacaataaactcacATCCATCTGATGTCTCTGGTCATTAATCTATTTGCACTTAACTCTATTAAATAAAACATACCTAATCTTAATCAAACATGTCTTCGAAGTCTTCTGATTTACATGAGGACCACAGAACACATGCAGTTACATGGAGGTCAGTGTCTGCAGTCAGTGCTTGAATGTATCGAACAAAATCATGTTAATGCCAGAATGTGACCACAAAATTACATCAAATATTAACAACTCTAGTGCGGAAATACTGCATAAGTAGCAAttactttcatccatccatccatccgggtTGTGGGGGCATCACCCTGagcagagaagcccagacttccctctccccgtCCACCTAATTTCTGTCACTGCTTTCAAAATTGATTCATTTATTAATCCCTAATGCTTAATAAAATAACTCAAATAACCTCAAAGTAGTCGTTTTCTACCATCTTCCCGGTTTTCAAGGTGATTTTAGGCGTCAGGTAGTCGAGGGCTAGGGAGGCAAAACCATGAGAGGCCAGCAGTGCTGAACGATACTCCACCAGCTGACCTCCACCCCCCCAAAGGTCCAGGACTCCAGGGAAAGGTCCAGGTCCTGAAAGTCACATAAAAGATACATTGTGAAGCCTTCAGTCCTggtgttctccagctgttctcttttatcatACAACCATAGGACGACTTCTACCACTGTTACTTTTTTCAGTCCACAGTCTCTCCACCACTTTCCAAAACTAAAATGCTTCAACAGCTACAGGATAAAAGGTCATGGGGATTCACTACATGTCATTTAAATATGAAGTATGAGTTTCATGTATCTAGTCAGGGTCTCCATACCATAGAGTATGAACTCAGGGCAAACAAAGCCCTGATGATACAGACAAATCTACTGCTCATTTGAAGCTGTGAACATTTTTTCCACTACTATTTCTATAACTATTTATATtactcttttctttcctttttgtcttttaacatttcttagatgtatacattcagtgttgtgcttCTACTGGAACCATAATTCAGTAAAGTTCTATCGAACCTAATCTAAGATGAGCAACAGCAGAGAAGTAGCAAAAACCATGTGTATAAAGACAGCCAAATGAGAGGCCGGTCTAATCTGTAAATGAAGACCTGTCTCTATTTCCAGCTATTACCCACTCATATCTATGCACATATTTATCAAATTTTCTACCCATGTTGCTACACATTTGCAGACCTATATCTCTGAAATCTTAATACACACTCCAATTTTAAGATGATGGTGTGTGCGGATGCAGCtgttgttgccacaatgagaggtaacacTAGTAATTTGTTaaaccatttacgtcggcaccacacagctattatattctcctgagtattttttcatatcacaatacatATACATAAGGTTATACATAAGGTAtacaaaaggttaaaaaaatcccaatgtcagttttttccaatatcatgcagccctatcaCCTCACCCGAAAAGCCCTCCACATCACGAGAGACCCCACCTACCCATCTCACAGGCTCTTCAGCCTCCTCCCATCAGTACAGAGCCTCCAGGCCAGGACCAGCAGACTGAAGGACAGTTTCATCCACCAGACTGTCACGAAGCTGAACGCCCTTCCTGCTCTGCCCCCCCTTCTACCCCTCACACACTCAAACCCTAGActctcacccccccacacacaccagtCTCAGGGACTGCTCCAGCCACTTGCCactttattacatattgcacataTTGCACATGCTACTTTAAATCAGTAACTTCTGTTACCAATAGCTCAGATGTTTAACTTCACTGTGGCCCCTTTACTGTCTATTTATTATCTCTTCAACCCCCCCGCTATTTGTTGATTGTTATATTGTATGTTCATAGTTATACTGTTTAGTGTTTATAGGTTatagttttttgggggggggggtttccctttttttttttcaaatatcttcaCTTTGCACCGTGGGGCCTtagttaactctttaagtgccagacagttaaggggctaataagccttaaaaatgccacagaatttggccgtttttcagtatttcgcgtcgtttttataatatttgaagaatcctgcaggaaaccgctcggtaacatccgaccgattgctgattagattcaaaacgcaccggacgcagccgattcattattgatcgtaatttgcataatttataataataataataataataatctttatttatatagcacttttcatacattaaaaactgtagcacaaagtgctttacatatcagtttaaaaatcagtaccgccccccacccacacccacccactcacccgcacacacacacacacacacacacacacacacacacagacacacatatacatgcaatcccacaagctcacacatacttaagaagactgactgagcacgggtagaccagaacaaaaatgtacaagtaaaagtaaaagatcaatttaggaggcgctgtctcagggagccttctgcaccaggatgcagccgccgaccccagcgaccaggcaccagcaacacagccccgcatcccaactagtgggagagggccaactgggacccccacccaccagaaaggagcggaccccagtgagagaaggcgccacagcccccggagtccacagccgccccccggcatggagggctccctctgatgaaacaccggagaataagaaacattaaaaagatataaaaatattattcggtcgcgtgacctcaaattcccgtctgattggtctcaaaagggggacacagaaagaacgtcatcgaaatgtgagaaagaaatgggggtggatggtttgtttgtacacaaatgtggcgtgttctccaaagccgatctgatcggaccgtggcactttaaaggttgtattcgtaaagccgatttaatcggcccatggcactgaaagtattaatttaatttcagttttctgtatgcgatgcacatatggcaaaaactgacaataaatctGACCTAACTTTTCAACTTTGTGGGAAACAGTGTAATTACACAAATGAATCCCCAGAGGAAATTCCTAAAGTGAAGCCAAAACCTCTTGATTGCCCTCTACTAAAACTACTTTTTGGTACTATACCCATGGGCTGTACTGATAGAGAAATCCATTGGCTACATTATACATGTTCCATCTATCACTGGTTTGGACAAAACTCCCTCTATGTAAAGTTTGGTCCTACCTGGGGGCAGGAAGAGGGTGGCAGTGAGGTTTGACTCTGTGACAGGGATCCTGCGGACCCCCGGTGCCATGTACCAGCGCTCCACCAGCACACTGGCCAGCTGCACCTGATCCACGAATACAGTCTGGTGACCCTGGTACACTGAGATGGTGACCTCCATAGGAGTCTGGACATTCATCTTCCGAAACCTGAGGGAAAGACGGCGGCGGTTTACATAAGTAACAATACAATCTCCTGTTCTTAGTTTTATATCCCCTTTGTTAAGATAATGTTGATTTTGGACATTACTTGCAGCAATTTCACTAGAATTTATAAGTCTGATAATAACAAAACAGGTAGATCTGCAACACACTAGGAGCAGAAATTACAGATAAGTACATTCTCTGTGTTAAAAGGTTCAGCGTGCGATATCTATCATTTAGCAATGAAGTTGCAGACTGCAACTAACATAATGCCTCTTGTCTCAAACTCACCTACAGTGGTTACAATAAACATGAAAGGACCTAATTAAAGTTTGTGTTTGGTTGGTCAGTTCTGGATATTTCAGTCAAAGGGATAATAACTCCTCCTCCTTGAATTGCCATCTTGCTGTGGCGGAGAGGTTTGAGTGCCCAAATGATcctaggagctatgttgtcaGGGGCGTCAGCCTCTGATAAGGTCTCCCAAGACAAACTGGTCCTAGATGACAGGGCAACCAAAGAGCGATTCTCAACCCTAATGATCTACCAATACATCACCCGGCCAACACAGGTACgtctcaaaaaatttgaatatcgtGAAAAAGTTTGATAtcttttgtcactcatttcagaaagtgaaacccatatattatatagactcctTAGACACAGAacgaaatatttcaagccttatttcttaaGATTTTGATCTTCATGGcctacagataatgaaaacccaaaattctgtgtctcagaaaattagaatattgcataaaatcaaaaaaaggatattttaaatagaaatgtcaggcttctgaaaagtatgtacGTTTCTATGTTCTCAATACTTGGTTGGAcctccttttacatgaattactgcatcagtggGTCGtggcatggaggtgatcagcctgtggcactgctcaggttgaatggaagcccaggttggtttgataggggccttcaggtcatctgcattgttggatctggtgtctctcatcttcctcttgacaatactccatagattctctatgggtttcaagtcaggtgagttttctggtccatcagtcacagtaacaccattgtcattgaaccagcttttggtacctttgacAGTGTAgacaggtgccaagtcctgctggaaaatgaaatcagcatctccataaagttTGTCAGTAGAGGGAAGCATGAAGTGTtccaaaatgtcctggtagatggctgCGATGACTGTGGACTTcaaaaaacacagtggaccaacaccaacaGATGTCAAGGCAGCCCAAATCAGAACCGACTatggaaagtccaaagtcctcttttcagatcAAAGTCaattttgcatgtcatttggaaatcaaggtcccagagtctggaggaagagtggagcgGCACAAAATCCACATTGCTTGAAGTCCAGTATGACGTTTCCACAGTTTCCCGGTTTCTTTTGTTACTTCCTTCACTCGCTCTAACCCCTAGCGGAGCTGGGTTGTAACAATGATTGTACAGTAACAAAACCGAATTAGTAATTTACACTTCATTAGTTTGCTCTTAATCACACATATTGGACCACTAAGTACAGTAGTGGTGTAAAGTACTTTGTTCCATCTCATCCCTCTAGTCCTACCTGAGGTGAGGTTTGCTGCCTGGAACTGGTCTGAGGCTCCACAGTAACCCCATTGGTTCCACACCAGAATAAGTCCCACCCACACTGTGATCCTGAGAAActgtaaaacaacaacagaacattTATGGATTTGTGGGAGTGAAACATGTTCCTGTACATTTCAGATCTGCAGTGAGACTTAATTCACACCATTTACTGTTCCAGTGGCGTCTGCAGTGTAGTGACCAAATGCCTCCCAGCTGTGTCCATCTTCACTGTGGTGGAGGGAGTGGATGGTCATCTGGAAACCAGGTGGGGCGTTTTGCACCAGGACAATGAACTTCTCATCCATTAGTGCTCTGGAGGGCTGGACCGACAGCTTCACACAGTGCTTCTTCTTATCCATCCTTACCTGAAAAGAAGAACAAACCTATGATGGTCTGGCATCTCCAAACTTGGACAATGAAACCAAATCTGACTGGTAATGGAGGCATAGATCAGACAAATTCACAAAGGTGAAGACTTCTTTTCCTGTTTTTGGACTTGTGCTGGGTCAGAGTGTTAAGGCTGCTGCATTTCTAAAGCTGCACAAGAAAAAAACCCCACCAGAATCTGTACTAAAGTATCACTGTCCTATGAGCACTATGTTTCTCTAAATACATCACGGATGTCAAACTCTttgtagttcaggagccacatacaacccaatttgacctcaa
The sequence above is drawn from the Sphaeramia orbicularis unplaced genomic scaffold, fSphaOr1.1, whole genome shotgun sequence genome and encodes:
- the LOC115416757 gene encoding peroxisomal succinyl-coenzyme A thioesterase-like isoform X2: MDKKKHCVKLSVQPSRALMDEKFIVLVQNAPPGFQMTIHSLHHSEDGHSWEAFGHYTADATGTVNVSQDHSVGGTYSGVEPMGLLWSLRPVPGSKPHLRFRKMNVQTPMEVTISVYQGHQTVFVDQVQLASVLVERWYMAPGVRRIPVTESNLTATLFLPPGPGPFPGVLDLWGGGGQLVEYRSALLASHGFASLALDYLTPKITLKTGKMVENDYFETAYKFLQQHPQVSGSRIAMMGLSFGTTMTLKMAVYSEVMKLSCAVCISGSHIQPVNATVEEIFIMFDTKSEKTRISEENEVIWHDVVLPVPTDPGMKADVGRLQCPLLLIVGEDDQNWAAPESAQDIKEMMEQAGNSHLLTLLSYANTGHLIEPPYTPHTRASRFKPVGSNDCGSVGWGDGGSFSCSGRRLEEDTGLSAGEFIQQEKLCRYLHVTPVTEI
- the LOC115416757 gene encoding peroxisomal succinyl-coenzyme A thioesterase-like isoform X1; its protein translation is MLEPAGSNQSAQMRCVRMDKKKHCVKLSVQPSRALMDEKFIVLVQNAPPGFQMTIHSLHHSEDGHSWEAFGHYTADATGTVNVSQDHSVGGTYSGVEPMGLLWSLRPVPGSKPHLRFRKMNVQTPMEVTISVYQGHQTVFVDQVQLASVLVERWYMAPGVRRIPVTESNLTATLFLPPGPGPFPGVLDLWGGGGQLVEYRSALLASHGFASLALDYLTPKITLKTGKMVENDYFETAYKFLQQHPQVSGSRIAMMGLSFGTTMTLKMAVYSEVMKLSCAVCISGSHIQPVNATVEEIFIMFDTKSEKTRISEENEVIWHDVVLPVPTDPGMKADVGRLQCPLLLIVGEDDQNWAAPESAQDIKEMMEQAGNSHLLTLLSYANTGHLIEPPYTPHTRASRFKPVGSNELLVVLWGGETVAHSRAQEDAWRKTLAFLRENLYSRKNSAVTFTSHL